In Oxyura jamaicensis isolate SHBP4307 breed ruddy duck chromosome 11, BPBGC_Ojam_1.0, whole genome shotgun sequence, a genomic segment contains:
- the LRP3 gene encoding low-density lipoprotein receptor-related protein 3 isoform X1 — MEKAAAAELRQGALVPLTAICLVNLFLTGKIESAVTSLAACSGELEQHTERRGVIYSPSWPLNYPPGVNCSWYIQGDRGDMITISFKNFDLEDSQKCAVDWLMIGPSSKREEYKVCGSSIPPSFISARDHVWIFFHSDASSSGQAQGFRLSYIRGKIGQAVCQSDEFHCANGKCIPSTWKCNSMDECGDNSDERNCTVPPTEPPSSICPLGTFQCSVAHSTKCLMNELRCNSIKDCSDGSDEDNCPDLSCGKRLGNFYGSFASPDLFRADHSRSDLRCTWYVDTQDNRHVLLQFDLQLGYNDYVKVYDGIGERGDKLLQTFSYHNNRHSVSVESSKGQLTVSYHARSKSTGHGFNATYQVKGYCLPWEHPCGSDEECFTDKQHCDGWWHCPNGKDEENCPACQKNEYPCEGNSGLCYSILDRCNNQKNCPDGSDEKNCFSCQPGNFHCGTNLCIFETWRCDGQEDCQDGSDEHNCLVIVPRKVITAALIGSLVCGLLLVIALGCAFKLYSLRTREYRAFETQMTRLEAEFVRREAPPSYGQLIAQGLIPPVEDFPVYNASQASVLQNIRTAMRRQMRRHSSRRSSSRRRLGRLWNRLFHRPRVRGQIPLLTPARTSQTTLGDGIINHAEGTTRSPPPSPEGPNLQADAHGNARGLQEAGCSSLQPETEITEPSPSNVLPNTCTAVHAEPETGHADKSLGAETSGSELKQPSKVDSGKSFRDPLSESVTETIHGGSASRRTVPEGSNLSRSHPLSEEPCRLPLKKWESAYSDSPVNVHIQVDGQNRCCCNSHREEPLGIHAACCHSVEVPMLESSTPLSEVNTSDDESLLVC, encoded by the exons CTGCTTGCAGTGGAGAACTTGAACAGCACACAGAGAGACGGGGAGTCATCTATAGTCCTTCTTGGCCACTAAACTATCCTCCAGGTGTAAACTGCAGCTGGTACATTCAAGGAGATCGAGGAGACATGATAACGATCAG TTTTAAGAATTTTGATTTGGAAGACTCTCAGAAATGTGCAGTAGACTGGTTGATGATCGGCCCATCTTCAAAGAGAGAGGAGTACAAAGTGTGTGGATCTTCCATCCCTCCATCTTTCATCTCTGCAAGGGATCACGTTTGGATATTTTTTCACTCAGATGCATCAAGCTCAGGACAGGCTCAGGGATTTCGCCTTTCTTATATTAGAG GAAAGATCGGTCAGGCTGTGTGCCAGTCAGATGAATTCCACTGTGCAAACGGAAAGTGTATTCCCAGTACTTGGAAGTGTAATTCCATGGATGAGTGCGGGGATAACTCGGATGAGAGGAACTGCACTGTCCCTCCGACAGAGCCTCCATCCAGCATCTGTCCCTTAGGAACATTCCAGTGCAGCGTAGCCCACTCCACCAAGTGCTTGATGAATGAGCTGAGGTGTAATTCCATTAAGGACTGCAGTGACGGTTCAGATGAAGACAATTGTCCTGATCTTTCCTGTGGCAAAAGGCTGGGTAATTTTTACGGATCTTTTGCTTCCCCGGACTTATTCCGTGCTGATCACAGCAGATCAGACCTTCGTTGCACATGGTACGTGGACACACAAGATAATCGGCATGTTTTGTTGCAGTTTGACTTACAGTTAGGCTACAATGACTATGTAAAGGTGTATGATGGCATCGGAGAGAGAGGTGATAAATtattgcaaacattttcatatcACAACAACAGGCATTCGGTGAGCGTGGAGTCATCAAAGGGCCAGCTCACTGTCTCGTATCATGCCCGCTCCAAGAGCACTGGCCACGGGTTCAATGCAACCTATCAGGTGAAAGGCTATTGCCTCCCTTGGGAACACCCCTGTGGAAGTGATGAGGAGTGTTTCACGGACAAGCAGCATTGTGATGGCTGGTGGCACTGTCCAAATGGCAAAGATGAGGAGAACTGTCCAGCTTGCCAGAAGAATGAGTACCCATGTGAAGGAAACAGTGGGCTTTGCTACTCAATACTTGACCGCTGTAATAACCAAAAGAACTGCCCAGATGGCTCAGatgaaaaaaactgcttttcttgccAGCCAGGAAACTTCCATTGTGGTACAAATCTGTGCATCTTTGAGACTTGGCGCTGTGATGGCCAAGAAGACTGCCAGGATGGAAGTGATGAACATAATTGCCTGGTGATCGTTCCCAGGAAGGTCATCACAGCTGCTCTGATCGGGAGTCTGGTGTGTGGCCTGCTGCTGGTGATAGCATTGGGTTGTGCGTTTAAATTATACTCTCTGAGGACCAGGGAATACAg agcATTTGAGACACAGATGACACGACTCGAAGCAGAGTTTGTGCGGCGAGAAGCTCCACCTTCCTATGGGCAGCTGATTGCACAAGGGCTCATCCCCCCAGTTGAAGACTTCCCCGTGTACAATGCATCACAA gcctctgtgctgcagaacaTCCGAACAGccatgaggagacagatgagacGTCACTCATCAAGACGAAGCTCATCTCGACGGCGCCTTGGCCGACTCTGGAACAGACTTTTCCACAGACCTCGGGTGAGAGGGCAGATCCCACTCCTGACACCTGCCCGCACTTCACAGACTACACTGGGTGATGGAATCATTAACCATGCTGAAGGGACTACCAGGAGTCCCCCACCTTCGCCCGAGGGACCTAATTTACAGGCAGATGCCCATGGCAATGCCAGGGGCCTACAAGAAGCTGGATGTAGCAGCTTGCAGCCAGAGACTGAAATCACAGAGCCATCACCTTCGAATGTCTTACCGAATACTTGCACAGCTGTACACGCAGAGCCTGAGACTGGACACGCTGATAAATCTTTAGGTGCTGAGACCTCTGGCAGTGAGCTTAAGCAGCCCAGTAAAGTGGATTCAGGAAAGTCTTTCAGAGATCCTTTGTCTGAAAGTGTTACAGAAACGATCCATGGTGGGTCAGCATCCAGGAGGACTGTCCCAGAAGGCAGTAATTTAAGTAGAAGTCATCCGTTGAGTGAAGAGCCATGTAGGTTACCCTTAAAAAAGTGGGAGTCTGCTTATTCAGACAGCCCTGTGAATGTTCATATCCAAGTGGATGGACAAAACCGGTGTTGCTGTAATTCTCATCGGGAGGAGCCTTTGGGTATTCATGCGGCTTGTTGCCATTCTGTGGAAGTGCCAATGTTAGAGTCCTCAACCCCCCTCTCTGAAGTCAATACAAGTGATGATGAATCTTTACTTGTTTGCTAA
- the LRP3 gene encoding low-density lipoprotein receptor-related protein 3 isoform X2: MITISFKNFDLEDSQKCAVDWLMIGPSSKREEYKVCGSSIPPSFISARDHVWIFFHSDASSSGQAQGFRLSYIRGKIGQAVCQSDEFHCANGKCIPSTWKCNSMDECGDNSDERNCTVPPTEPPSSICPLGTFQCSVAHSTKCLMNELRCNSIKDCSDGSDEDNCPDLSCGKRLGNFYGSFASPDLFRADHSRSDLRCTWYVDTQDNRHVLLQFDLQLGYNDYVKVYDGIGERGDKLLQTFSYHNNRHSVSVESSKGQLTVSYHARSKSTGHGFNATYQVKGYCLPWEHPCGSDEECFTDKQHCDGWWHCPNGKDEENCPACQKNEYPCEGNSGLCYSILDRCNNQKNCPDGSDEKNCFSCQPGNFHCGTNLCIFETWRCDGQEDCQDGSDEHNCLVIVPRKVITAALIGSLVCGLLLVIALGCAFKLYSLRTREYRAFETQMTRLEAEFVRREAPPSYGQLIAQGLIPPVEDFPVYNASQASVLQNIRTAMRRQMRRHSSRRSSSRRRLGRLWNRLFHRPRVRGQIPLLTPARTSQTTLGDGIINHAEGTTRSPPPSPEGPNLQADAHGNARGLQEAGCSSLQPETEITEPSPSNVLPNTCTAVHAEPETGHADKSLGAETSGSELKQPSKVDSGKSFRDPLSESVTETIHGGSASRRTVPEGSNLSRSHPLSEEPCRLPLKKWESAYSDSPVNVHIQVDGQNRCCCNSHREEPLGIHAACCHSVEVPMLESSTPLSEVNTSDDESLLVC, translated from the exons ATGATAACGATCAG TTTTAAGAATTTTGATTTGGAAGACTCTCAGAAATGTGCAGTAGACTGGTTGATGATCGGCCCATCTTCAAAGAGAGAGGAGTACAAAGTGTGTGGATCTTCCATCCCTCCATCTTTCATCTCTGCAAGGGATCACGTTTGGATATTTTTTCACTCAGATGCATCAAGCTCAGGACAGGCTCAGGGATTTCGCCTTTCTTATATTAGAG GAAAGATCGGTCAGGCTGTGTGCCAGTCAGATGAATTCCACTGTGCAAACGGAAAGTGTATTCCCAGTACTTGGAAGTGTAATTCCATGGATGAGTGCGGGGATAACTCGGATGAGAGGAACTGCACTGTCCCTCCGACAGAGCCTCCATCCAGCATCTGTCCCTTAGGAACATTCCAGTGCAGCGTAGCCCACTCCACCAAGTGCTTGATGAATGAGCTGAGGTGTAATTCCATTAAGGACTGCAGTGACGGTTCAGATGAAGACAATTGTCCTGATCTTTCCTGTGGCAAAAGGCTGGGTAATTTTTACGGATCTTTTGCTTCCCCGGACTTATTCCGTGCTGATCACAGCAGATCAGACCTTCGTTGCACATGGTACGTGGACACACAAGATAATCGGCATGTTTTGTTGCAGTTTGACTTACAGTTAGGCTACAATGACTATGTAAAGGTGTATGATGGCATCGGAGAGAGAGGTGATAAATtattgcaaacattttcatatcACAACAACAGGCATTCGGTGAGCGTGGAGTCATCAAAGGGCCAGCTCACTGTCTCGTATCATGCCCGCTCCAAGAGCACTGGCCACGGGTTCAATGCAACCTATCAGGTGAAAGGCTATTGCCTCCCTTGGGAACACCCCTGTGGAAGTGATGAGGAGTGTTTCACGGACAAGCAGCATTGTGATGGCTGGTGGCACTGTCCAAATGGCAAAGATGAGGAGAACTGTCCAGCTTGCCAGAAGAATGAGTACCCATGTGAAGGAAACAGTGGGCTTTGCTACTCAATACTTGACCGCTGTAATAACCAAAAGAACTGCCCAGATGGCTCAGatgaaaaaaactgcttttcttgccAGCCAGGAAACTTCCATTGTGGTACAAATCTGTGCATCTTTGAGACTTGGCGCTGTGATGGCCAAGAAGACTGCCAGGATGGAAGTGATGAACATAATTGCCTGGTGATCGTTCCCAGGAAGGTCATCACAGCTGCTCTGATCGGGAGTCTGGTGTGTGGCCTGCTGCTGGTGATAGCATTGGGTTGTGCGTTTAAATTATACTCTCTGAGGACCAGGGAATACAg agcATTTGAGACACAGATGACACGACTCGAAGCAGAGTTTGTGCGGCGAGAAGCTCCACCTTCCTATGGGCAGCTGATTGCACAAGGGCTCATCCCCCCAGTTGAAGACTTCCCCGTGTACAATGCATCACAA gcctctgtgctgcagaacaTCCGAACAGccatgaggagacagatgagacGTCACTCATCAAGACGAAGCTCATCTCGACGGCGCCTTGGCCGACTCTGGAACAGACTTTTCCACAGACCTCGGGTGAGAGGGCAGATCCCACTCCTGACACCTGCCCGCACTTCACAGACTACACTGGGTGATGGAATCATTAACCATGCTGAAGGGACTACCAGGAGTCCCCCACCTTCGCCCGAGGGACCTAATTTACAGGCAGATGCCCATGGCAATGCCAGGGGCCTACAAGAAGCTGGATGTAGCAGCTTGCAGCCAGAGACTGAAATCACAGAGCCATCACCTTCGAATGTCTTACCGAATACTTGCACAGCTGTACACGCAGAGCCTGAGACTGGACACGCTGATAAATCTTTAGGTGCTGAGACCTCTGGCAGTGAGCTTAAGCAGCCCAGTAAAGTGGATTCAGGAAAGTCTTTCAGAGATCCTTTGTCTGAAAGTGTTACAGAAACGATCCATGGTGGGTCAGCATCCAGGAGGACTGTCCCAGAAGGCAGTAATTTAAGTAGAAGTCATCCGTTGAGTGAAGAGCCATGTAGGTTACCCTTAAAAAAGTGGGAGTCTGCTTATTCAGACAGCCCTGTGAATGTTCATATCCAAGTGGATGGACAAAACCGGTGTTGCTGTAATTCTCATCGGGAGGAGCCTTTGGGTATTCATGCGGCTTGTTGCCATTCTGTGGAAGTGCCAATGTTAGAGTCCTCAACCCCCCTCTCTGAAGTCAATACAAGTGATGATGAATCTTTACTTGTTTGCTAA